A section of the Papio anubis isolate 15944 chromosome 2, Panubis1.0, whole genome shotgun sequence genome encodes:
- the DALRD3 gene encoding DALR anticodon-binding domain-containing protein 3 isoform X7 → MATRRLGVGETLGALNAALGPGSPVWIKETRTRHLRSRDFLAPHRALQARFDDGQVPEHLLHALACLQGPGVAPVLRCAPTPAGLSLQLQRPAVFERVLSAVAAYATPALPALPGQRVLLHCPALRSSPCALRLSQLRTVLVADHLARALRAHGVCVRLVPAVQDPHMLTFLQQLRVDWPAASERASSHSLRSHALEEVISAHDGRTLSPGILGRLCLKELVEEQGRTAGYDSNLDNCLVTEDLLSVLAELQEALWHWPEDSHPGLAGSPDTGTDSCLVVHVVSCEEEFQQQKLDLLWRKLVDKAPLRQKHLICGPVKVAGAPGPLMTAPEYYKFRHAQVCKASALKHGGDLAHDPAWTEIFGVLSVATIKFEMLSTAPQSQLFLALADKNISTKGTKSGTFVMYNCARLATLFESYKCSMEQGLYPTFPPVSSLDFSLLHDEVMVVALQQYPPLSGSAEPDSNAGLHSPRAPHHCTHRDDMQVPGTAQHGFQLLLQPSTHPRGASTTPLWSDVRPPAASEGCA, encoded by the exons ATGGCGACCAGGCGCCTTGGGGTTGGGGAGACGCTGGGGGCCCTCAACGCGGCCCTGGGGCCTGGCAGTCCGGTATGGATCAAGGAGACGCGCACCCGCCACCTGCGTTCCCGAGACTTTCTGGCACCGCACCGCGCGCTGCAGGCGCGCTTCGATGACGGCCAG GTACCCGAGCATTTGCTCCATGCCCTCGCCTGCCTGCAGGGTCCCGGTGTGGCCCCGGTGCTGCGCTGCGCGCCGACTCCCGCGGGTCTGTCTCTCCAACTGCAGCGGCCCGCGGTCTTCGAGCGCGTCCTCAGCGCCGTGGCCGCCTATGCCACGCCCGCCTTGCCTGCCTTGCCGGGCCAGCGCGTCTTACTACACTGCCCAGCCCTGCGCAGCTCCCCTTGCGCACTCCGCTTGAGCCAGCTGCGTACGGTGCTCGTGGCTGATCACCTGGCGCGAGCTCTGCGCGCTCACGG GGTGTGCGTGCGCCTAGTGCCAGCTGTGCAGGATCCGCACATGCTGACCTTCCTGCAGCAACTGCGGGTGGACTGGCCCGCTGCCTCGGAGAGAGCTTCCTCCCACAGCCTGAGGAGCCACGCCCTTGAAGAAGTTATCTCTGCTCATGACGGGAGGACACTGTCCCCTGGCATCCTAGGCAGACTGTGTCTGAAGGAGCTGGTGGAAGAACAGGGCCGCACAGCTGGCTAtgactccaacctggacaactgTCTGG TGACTGAGGATCTCCTGTCTGTGCTAGCTGAGCTGCAGGAGGCTCTATGGCATTGGCCAGAGGACAGCCACCCAGGCCTG GCTGGGTCCCCAGATACTGGTACAGACAGCTGCCTGGTTGTACATGTTGTTAGCTGTGAGGAGGAGTTCCAGCAACAGAAGTTGGACCTGCTTTGGCGGAAGTTGGTTGACAAGGCTCCACTCAGACAG AAGCACCTGATCTGTGGCCCTGTGAAAGTAGCTGGTGCACCTGGCCCTCTGATGACTGCCCCTGAGTACTACAA GTTCCGGCATGCCCAGGTGTGCAAGGCCTCAGCACTGAAGCATGGTGGGGATCTGGCCCACG ATCCAGCCTGGACAGAGATCTTTGGTGTTCTCTCTGTGGCCACCATCAAGTTTGAGATGCTGAGCACAGCCCCACAGAGTCAG CTCTTCCTGGCTCTGGCTGACAAGAACATCTCCACAAAGGGCACAAAGAGTGGCACCTTTGTCATGTATAATTGTGCCCGTCTTGCCACACTCTTTGAGAGTTACAAGTGTAGTATGGAACAAGGTCTGTACCCCACTTTTCCTCCTGTGAGCAGTCTGGACTTCTCACTACTACATGATGAGGTGA TGGTTGTTGCTCTTCAACAATATCCTCCCCTTTCCGGATCTGCTGAGCCAGACAGCAATGCTGGACTGCACAGCCCCAGGGCTCCACATCACTGCACGCACAGAGATG ATATGCAAGTTCCTGGTACAGCTCAGCATGGATTTCAGCTCCTACTACAACCGAGTACACATCCTAGGG GAGCCTCGACCACACCGCTTTGGTCAGATGTTCGTCCGCCTGCAGCTTCTGAGGGCTGTGCGTGA
- the DALRD3 gene encoding DALR anticodon-binding domain-containing protein 3 isoform X5 produces MATRRLGVGETLGALNAALGPGSPVWIKETRTRHLRSRDFLAPHRALQARFDDGQVPEHLLHALACLQGPGVAPVLRCAPTPAGLSLQLQRPAVFERVLSAVAAYATPALPALPGQRVLLHCPALRSSPCALRLSQLRTVLVADHLARALRAHGVCVRLVPAVQDPHMLTFLQQLRVDWPAASERASSHSLRSHALEEVISAHDGRTLSPGILGRLCLKELVEEQGRTAGYDSNLDNCLVTEDLLSVLAELQEALWHWPEDSHPGLAGSPDTGTDSCLVVHVVSCEEEFQQQKLDLLWRKLVDKAPLRQKHLICGPVKVAGAPGPLMTAPEYYKFRHAQVCKASALKHGGDLAHDPAWTEIFGVLSVATIKFEMLSTAPQSQGEWLLLFNNILPFPDLLSQTAMLDCTAPGLHITARTEMICKFLVQLSMDFSSYYNRVHILGEPRPHRFGQMFVRLQLLRAVREVLHTGLAMLGLPPLSHI; encoded by the exons ATGGCGACCAGGCGCCTTGGGGTTGGGGAGACGCTGGGGGCCCTCAACGCGGCCCTGGGGCCTGGCAGTCCGGTATGGATCAAGGAGACGCGCACCCGCCACCTGCGTTCCCGAGACTTTCTGGCACCGCACCGCGCGCTGCAGGCGCGCTTCGATGACGGCCAG GTACCCGAGCATTTGCTCCATGCCCTCGCCTGCCTGCAGGGTCCCGGTGTGGCCCCGGTGCTGCGCTGCGCGCCGACTCCCGCGGGTCTGTCTCTCCAACTGCAGCGGCCCGCGGTCTTCGAGCGCGTCCTCAGCGCCGTGGCCGCCTATGCCACGCCCGCCTTGCCTGCCTTGCCGGGCCAGCGCGTCTTACTACACTGCCCAGCCCTGCGCAGCTCCCCTTGCGCACTCCGCTTGAGCCAGCTGCGTACGGTGCTCGTGGCTGATCACCTGGCGCGAGCTCTGCGCGCTCACGG GGTGTGCGTGCGCCTAGTGCCAGCTGTGCAGGATCCGCACATGCTGACCTTCCTGCAGCAACTGCGGGTGGACTGGCCCGCTGCCTCGGAGAGAGCTTCCTCCCACAGCCTGAGGAGCCACGCCCTTGAAGAAGTTATCTCTGCTCATGACGGGAGGACACTGTCCCCTGGCATCCTAGGCAGACTGTGTCTGAAGGAGCTGGTGGAAGAACAGGGCCGCACAGCTGGCTAtgactccaacctggacaactgTCTGG TGACTGAGGATCTCCTGTCTGTGCTAGCTGAGCTGCAGGAGGCTCTATGGCATTGGCCAGAGGACAGCCACCCAGGCCTG GCTGGGTCCCCAGATACTGGTACAGACAGCTGCCTGGTTGTACATGTTGTTAGCTGTGAGGAGGAGTTCCAGCAACAGAAGTTGGACCTGCTTTGGCGGAAGTTGGTTGACAAGGCTCCACTCAGACAG AAGCACCTGATCTGTGGCCCTGTGAAAGTAGCTGGTGCACCTGGCCCTCTGATGACTGCCCCTGAGTACTACAA GTTCCGGCATGCCCAGGTGTGCAAGGCCTCAGCACTGAAGCATGGTGGGGATCTGGCCCACG ATCCAGCCTGGACAGAGATCTTTGGTGTTCTCTCTGTGGCCACCATCAAGTTTGAGATGCTGAGCACAGCCCCACAGAGTCAG GGTGAGTGGTTGTTGCTCTTCAACAATATCCTCCCCTTTCCGGATCTGCTGAGCCAGACAGCAATGCTGGACTGCACAGCCCCAGGGCTCCACATCACTGCACGCACAGAGATG ATATGCAAGTTCCTGGTACAGCTCAGCATGGATTTCAGCTCCTACTACAACCGAGTACACATCCTAGGG GAGCCTCGACCACACCGCTTTGGTCAGATGTTCGTCCGCCTGCAGCTTCTGAGGGCTGTGCGTGAGGTGCTCCATACTGGCCTGGCTATGCTGGGTCTCCCTCCACTGAGCCACATCTGA
- the DALRD3 gene encoding DALR anticodon-binding domain-containing protein 3 isoform X1, which yields MATRRLGVGETLGALNAALGPGSPVWIKETRTRHLRSRDFLAPHRALQARFDDGQVPEHLLHALACLQGPGVAPVLRCAPTPAGLSLQLQRPAVFERVLSAVAAYATPALPALPGQRVLLHCPALRSSPCALRLSQLRTVLVADHLARALRAHGVCVRLVPAVQDPHMLTFLQQLRVDWPAASERASSHSLRSHALEEVISAHDGRTLSPGILGRLCLKELVEEQGRTAGYDSNLDNCLVTEDLLSVLAELQEALWHWPEDSHPGLAGSPDTGTDSCLVVHVVSCEEEFQQQKLDLLWRKLVDKAPLRQKHLICGPVKVAGAPGPLMTAPEYYKFRHAQVCKASALKHGGDLAHDPAWTEIFGVLSVATIKFEMLSTAPQSQLFLALADKNISTKGTKSGTFVMYNCARLATLFESYKCSMEQGLYPTFPPVSSLDFSLLHDEVSVPPGSWHKGSLDFPSQHLSPPQGEWLLLFNNILPFPDLLSQTAMLDCTAPGLHITARTEMICKFLVQLSMDFSSYYNRVHILGEPRPHRFGQMFVRLQLLRAVREVLHTGLAMLGLPPLSHI from the exons ATGGCGACCAGGCGCCTTGGGGTTGGGGAGACGCTGGGGGCCCTCAACGCGGCCCTGGGGCCTGGCAGTCCGGTATGGATCAAGGAGACGCGCACCCGCCACCTGCGTTCCCGAGACTTTCTGGCACCGCACCGCGCGCTGCAGGCGCGCTTCGATGACGGCCAG GTACCCGAGCATTTGCTCCATGCCCTCGCCTGCCTGCAGGGTCCCGGTGTGGCCCCGGTGCTGCGCTGCGCGCCGACTCCCGCGGGTCTGTCTCTCCAACTGCAGCGGCCCGCGGTCTTCGAGCGCGTCCTCAGCGCCGTGGCCGCCTATGCCACGCCCGCCTTGCCTGCCTTGCCGGGCCAGCGCGTCTTACTACACTGCCCAGCCCTGCGCAGCTCCCCTTGCGCACTCCGCTTGAGCCAGCTGCGTACGGTGCTCGTGGCTGATCACCTGGCGCGAGCTCTGCGCGCTCACGG GGTGTGCGTGCGCCTAGTGCCAGCTGTGCAGGATCCGCACATGCTGACCTTCCTGCAGCAACTGCGGGTGGACTGGCCCGCTGCCTCGGAGAGAGCTTCCTCCCACAGCCTGAGGAGCCACGCCCTTGAAGAAGTTATCTCTGCTCATGACGGGAGGACACTGTCCCCTGGCATCCTAGGCAGACTGTGTCTGAAGGAGCTGGTGGAAGAACAGGGCCGCACAGCTGGCTAtgactccaacctggacaactgTCTGG TGACTGAGGATCTCCTGTCTGTGCTAGCTGAGCTGCAGGAGGCTCTATGGCATTGGCCAGAGGACAGCCACCCAGGCCTG GCTGGGTCCCCAGATACTGGTACAGACAGCTGCCTGGTTGTACATGTTGTTAGCTGTGAGGAGGAGTTCCAGCAACAGAAGTTGGACCTGCTTTGGCGGAAGTTGGTTGACAAGGCTCCACTCAGACAG AAGCACCTGATCTGTGGCCCTGTGAAAGTAGCTGGTGCACCTGGCCCTCTGATGACTGCCCCTGAGTACTACAA GTTCCGGCATGCCCAGGTGTGCAAGGCCTCAGCACTGAAGCATGGTGGGGATCTGGCCCACG ATCCAGCCTGGACAGAGATCTTTGGTGTTCTCTCTGTGGCCACCATCAAGTTTGAGATGCTGAGCACAGCCCCACAGAGTCAG CTCTTCCTGGCTCTGGCTGACAAGAACATCTCCACAAAGGGCACAAAGAGTGGCACCTTTGTCATGTATAATTGTGCCCGTCTTGCCACACTCTTTGAGAGTTACAAGTGTAGTATGGAACAAGGTCTGTACCCCACTTTTCCTCCTGTGAGCAGTCTGGACTTCTCACTACTACATGATGAGGTGAGTGTCCCTCCCGGTAGCTGGCACAAAGGAAGCCTGGACTTCCCCTCCCAGCACCTTTCTCCCCCACAGGGTGAGTGGTTGTTGCTCTTCAACAATATCCTCCCCTTTCCGGATCTGCTGAGCCAGACAGCAATGCTGGACTGCACAGCCCCAGGGCTCCACATCACTGCACGCACAGAGATG ATATGCAAGTTCCTGGTACAGCTCAGCATGGATTTCAGCTCCTACTACAACCGAGTACACATCCTAGGG GAGCCTCGACCACACCGCTTTGGTCAGATGTTCGTCCGCCTGCAGCTTCTGAGGGCTGTGCGTGAGGTGCTCCATACTGGCCTGGCTATGCTGGGTCTCCCTCCACTGAGCCACATCTGA
- the DALRD3 gene encoding DALR anticodon-binding domain-containing protein 3 isoform X2 yields MATRRLGVGETLGALNAALGPGSPVWIKETRTRHLRSRDFLAPHRALQARFDDGQVPEHLLHALACLQGPGVAPVLRCAPTPAGLSLQLQRPAVFERVLSAVAAYATPALPALPGQRVLLHCPALRSSPCALRLSQLRTVLVADHLARALRAHGVCVRLVPAVQDPHMLTFLQQLRVDWPAASERASSHSLRSHALEEVISAHDGRTLSPGILGRLCLKELVEEQGRTAGYDSNLDNCLVTEDLLSVLAELQEALWHWPEDSHPGLAGSPDTGTDSCLVVHVVSCEEEFQQQKLDLLWRKLVDKAPLRQKHLICGPVKVAGAPGPLMTAPEYYKFRHAQVCKASALKHGGDLAHDPAWTEIFGVLSVATIKFEMLSTAPQSQLFLALADKNISTKGTKSGTFVMYNCARLATLFESYKCSMEQGLYPTFPPVSSLDFSLLHDEGEWLLLFNNILPFPDLLSQTAMLDCTAPGLHITARTEMICKFLVQLSMDFSSYYNRVHILGEPRPHRFGQMFVRLQLLRAVREVLHTGLAMLGLPPLSHI; encoded by the exons ATGGCGACCAGGCGCCTTGGGGTTGGGGAGACGCTGGGGGCCCTCAACGCGGCCCTGGGGCCTGGCAGTCCGGTATGGATCAAGGAGACGCGCACCCGCCACCTGCGTTCCCGAGACTTTCTGGCACCGCACCGCGCGCTGCAGGCGCGCTTCGATGACGGCCAG GTACCCGAGCATTTGCTCCATGCCCTCGCCTGCCTGCAGGGTCCCGGTGTGGCCCCGGTGCTGCGCTGCGCGCCGACTCCCGCGGGTCTGTCTCTCCAACTGCAGCGGCCCGCGGTCTTCGAGCGCGTCCTCAGCGCCGTGGCCGCCTATGCCACGCCCGCCTTGCCTGCCTTGCCGGGCCAGCGCGTCTTACTACACTGCCCAGCCCTGCGCAGCTCCCCTTGCGCACTCCGCTTGAGCCAGCTGCGTACGGTGCTCGTGGCTGATCACCTGGCGCGAGCTCTGCGCGCTCACGG GGTGTGCGTGCGCCTAGTGCCAGCTGTGCAGGATCCGCACATGCTGACCTTCCTGCAGCAACTGCGGGTGGACTGGCCCGCTGCCTCGGAGAGAGCTTCCTCCCACAGCCTGAGGAGCCACGCCCTTGAAGAAGTTATCTCTGCTCATGACGGGAGGACACTGTCCCCTGGCATCCTAGGCAGACTGTGTCTGAAGGAGCTGGTGGAAGAACAGGGCCGCACAGCTGGCTAtgactccaacctggacaactgTCTGG TGACTGAGGATCTCCTGTCTGTGCTAGCTGAGCTGCAGGAGGCTCTATGGCATTGGCCAGAGGACAGCCACCCAGGCCTG GCTGGGTCCCCAGATACTGGTACAGACAGCTGCCTGGTTGTACATGTTGTTAGCTGTGAGGAGGAGTTCCAGCAACAGAAGTTGGACCTGCTTTGGCGGAAGTTGGTTGACAAGGCTCCACTCAGACAG AAGCACCTGATCTGTGGCCCTGTGAAAGTAGCTGGTGCACCTGGCCCTCTGATGACTGCCCCTGAGTACTACAA GTTCCGGCATGCCCAGGTGTGCAAGGCCTCAGCACTGAAGCATGGTGGGGATCTGGCCCACG ATCCAGCCTGGACAGAGATCTTTGGTGTTCTCTCTGTGGCCACCATCAAGTTTGAGATGCTGAGCACAGCCCCACAGAGTCAG CTCTTCCTGGCTCTGGCTGACAAGAACATCTCCACAAAGGGCACAAAGAGTGGCACCTTTGTCATGTATAATTGTGCCCGTCTTGCCACACTCTTTGAGAGTTACAAGTGTAGTATGGAACAAGGTCTGTACCCCACTTTTCCTCCTGTGAGCAGTCTGGACTTCTCACTACTACATGATGAG GGTGAGTGGTTGTTGCTCTTCAACAATATCCTCCCCTTTCCGGATCTGCTGAGCCAGACAGCAATGCTGGACTGCACAGCCCCAGGGCTCCACATCACTGCACGCACAGAGATG ATATGCAAGTTCCTGGTACAGCTCAGCATGGATTTCAGCTCCTACTACAACCGAGTACACATCCTAGGG GAGCCTCGACCACACCGCTTTGGTCAGATGTTCGTCCGCCTGCAGCTTCTGAGGGCTGTGCGTGAGGTGCTCCATACTGGCCTGGCTATGCTGGGTCTCCCTCCACTGAGCCACATCTGA
- the DALRD3 gene encoding DALR anticodon-binding domain-containing protein 3 isoform X3, which yields MATRRLGVGETLGALNAALGPGSPVWIKETRTRHLRSRDFLAPHRALQARFDDGQVPEHLLHALACLQGPGVAPVLRCAPTPAGLSLQLQRPAVFERVLSAVAAYATPALPALPGQRVLLHCPALRSSPCALRLSQLRTVLVADHLARALRAHGVCVRLVPAVQDPHMLTFLQQLRVDWPAASERASSHSLRSHALEEVISAHDGRTLSPGILGRLCLKELVEEQGRTAGYDSNLDNCLVTEDLLSVLAELQEALWHWPEDSHPGLAGSPDTGTDSCLVVHVVSCEEEFQQQKLDLLWRKLVDKAPLRQKHLICGPVKVAGAPGPLMTAPEYYKFRHAQVCKASALKHGGDLAHDPAWTEIFGVLSVATIKFEMLSTAPQSQLFLALADKNISTKGTKSGTFVMYNCARLATLFESYKCSMEQGLYPTFPPVSSLDFSLLHDETAMLDCTAPGLHITARTEMICKFLVQLSMDFSSYYNRVHILGEPRPHRFGQMFVRLQLLRAVREVLHTGLAMLGLPPLSHI from the exons ATGGCGACCAGGCGCCTTGGGGTTGGGGAGACGCTGGGGGCCCTCAACGCGGCCCTGGGGCCTGGCAGTCCGGTATGGATCAAGGAGACGCGCACCCGCCACCTGCGTTCCCGAGACTTTCTGGCACCGCACCGCGCGCTGCAGGCGCGCTTCGATGACGGCCAG GTACCCGAGCATTTGCTCCATGCCCTCGCCTGCCTGCAGGGTCCCGGTGTGGCCCCGGTGCTGCGCTGCGCGCCGACTCCCGCGGGTCTGTCTCTCCAACTGCAGCGGCCCGCGGTCTTCGAGCGCGTCCTCAGCGCCGTGGCCGCCTATGCCACGCCCGCCTTGCCTGCCTTGCCGGGCCAGCGCGTCTTACTACACTGCCCAGCCCTGCGCAGCTCCCCTTGCGCACTCCGCTTGAGCCAGCTGCGTACGGTGCTCGTGGCTGATCACCTGGCGCGAGCTCTGCGCGCTCACGG GGTGTGCGTGCGCCTAGTGCCAGCTGTGCAGGATCCGCACATGCTGACCTTCCTGCAGCAACTGCGGGTGGACTGGCCCGCTGCCTCGGAGAGAGCTTCCTCCCACAGCCTGAGGAGCCACGCCCTTGAAGAAGTTATCTCTGCTCATGACGGGAGGACACTGTCCCCTGGCATCCTAGGCAGACTGTGTCTGAAGGAGCTGGTGGAAGAACAGGGCCGCACAGCTGGCTAtgactccaacctggacaactgTCTGG TGACTGAGGATCTCCTGTCTGTGCTAGCTGAGCTGCAGGAGGCTCTATGGCATTGGCCAGAGGACAGCCACCCAGGCCTG GCTGGGTCCCCAGATACTGGTACAGACAGCTGCCTGGTTGTACATGTTGTTAGCTGTGAGGAGGAGTTCCAGCAACAGAAGTTGGACCTGCTTTGGCGGAAGTTGGTTGACAAGGCTCCACTCAGACAG AAGCACCTGATCTGTGGCCCTGTGAAAGTAGCTGGTGCACCTGGCCCTCTGATGACTGCCCCTGAGTACTACAA GTTCCGGCATGCCCAGGTGTGCAAGGCCTCAGCACTGAAGCATGGTGGGGATCTGGCCCACG ATCCAGCCTGGACAGAGATCTTTGGTGTTCTCTCTGTGGCCACCATCAAGTTTGAGATGCTGAGCACAGCCCCACAGAGTCAG CTCTTCCTGGCTCTGGCTGACAAGAACATCTCCACAAAGGGCACAAAGAGTGGCACCTTTGTCATGTATAATTGTGCCCGTCTTGCCACACTCTTTGAGAGTTACAAGTGTAGTATGGAACAAGGTCTGTACCCCACTTTTCCTCCTGTGAGCAGTCTGGACTTCTCACTACTACATGATGAG ACAGCAATGCTGGACTGCACAGCCCCAGGGCTCCACATCACTGCACGCACAGAGATG ATATGCAAGTTCCTGGTACAGCTCAGCATGGATTTCAGCTCCTACTACAACCGAGTACACATCCTAGGG GAGCCTCGACCACACCGCTTTGGTCAGATGTTCGTCCGCCTGCAGCTTCTGAGGGCTGTGCGTGAGGTGCTCCATACTGGCCTGGCTATGCTGGGTCTCCCTCCACTGAGCCACATCTGA
- the DALRD3 gene encoding DALR anticodon-binding domain-containing protein 3 isoform X6 yields the protein MLTFLQQLRVDWPAASERASSHSLRSHALEEVISAHDGRTLSPGILGRLCLKELVEEQGRTAGYDSNLDNCLVTEDLLSVLAELQEALWHWPEDSHPGLAGSPDTGTDSCLVVHVVSCEEEFQQQKLDLLWRKLVDKAPLRQKHLICGPVKVAGAPGPLMTAPEYYKFRHAQVCKASALKHGGDLAHDPAWTEIFGVLSVATIKFEMLSTAPQSQLFLALADKNISTKGTKSGTFVMYNCARLATLFESYKCSMEQGLYPTFPPVSSLDFSLLHDEVSVPPGSWHKGSLDFPSQHLSPPQGEWLLLFNNILPFPDLLSQTAMLDCTAPGLHITARTEMICKFLVQLSMDFSSYYNRVHILGEPRPHRFGQMFVRLQLLRAVREVLHTGLAMLGLPPLSHI from the exons ATGCTGACCTTCCTGCAGCAACTGCGGGTGGACTGGCCCGCTGCCTCGGAGAGAGCTTCCTCCCACAGCCTGAGGAGCCACGCCCTTGAAGAAGTTATCTCTGCTCATGACGGGAGGACACTGTCCCCTGGCATCCTAGGCAGACTGTGTCTGAAGGAGCTGGTGGAAGAACAGGGCCGCACAGCTGGCTAtgactccaacctggacaactgTCTGG TGACTGAGGATCTCCTGTCTGTGCTAGCTGAGCTGCAGGAGGCTCTATGGCATTGGCCAGAGGACAGCCACCCAGGCCTG GCTGGGTCCCCAGATACTGGTACAGACAGCTGCCTGGTTGTACATGTTGTTAGCTGTGAGGAGGAGTTCCAGCAACAGAAGTTGGACCTGCTTTGGCGGAAGTTGGTTGACAAGGCTCCACTCAGACAG AAGCACCTGATCTGTGGCCCTGTGAAAGTAGCTGGTGCACCTGGCCCTCTGATGACTGCCCCTGAGTACTACAA GTTCCGGCATGCCCAGGTGTGCAAGGCCTCAGCACTGAAGCATGGTGGGGATCTGGCCCACG ATCCAGCCTGGACAGAGATCTTTGGTGTTCTCTCTGTGGCCACCATCAAGTTTGAGATGCTGAGCACAGCCCCACAGAGTCAG CTCTTCCTGGCTCTGGCTGACAAGAACATCTCCACAAAGGGCACAAAGAGTGGCACCTTTGTCATGTATAATTGTGCCCGTCTTGCCACACTCTTTGAGAGTTACAAGTGTAGTATGGAACAAGGTCTGTACCCCACTTTTCCTCCTGTGAGCAGTCTGGACTTCTCACTACTACATGATGAGGTGAGTGTCCCTCCCGGTAGCTGGCACAAAGGAAGCCTGGACTTCCCCTCCCAGCACCTTTCTCCCCCACAGGGTGAGTGGTTGTTGCTCTTCAACAATATCCTCCCCTTTCCGGATCTGCTGAGCCAGACAGCAATGCTGGACTGCACAGCCCCAGGGCTCCACATCACTGCACGCACAGAGATG ATATGCAAGTTCCTGGTACAGCTCAGCATGGATTTCAGCTCCTACTACAACCGAGTACACATCCTAGGG GAGCCTCGACCACACCGCTTTGGTCAGATGTTCGTCCGCCTGCAGCTTCTGAGGGCTGTGCGTGAGGTGCTCCATACTGGCCTGGCTATGCTGGGTCTCCCTCCACTGAGCCACATCTGA
- the DALRD3 gene encoding DALR anticodon-binding domain-containing protein 3 isoform X4, with product MLTFLQQLRVDWPAASERASSHSLRSHALEEVISAHDGRTLSPGILGRLCLKELVEEQGRTAGYDSNLDNCLVTEDLLSVLAELQEALWHWPEDSHPGLAGSPDTGTDSCLVVHVVSCEEEFQQQKLDLLWRKLVDKAPLRQKHLICGPVKVAGAPGPLMTAPEYYKFRHAQVCKASALKHGGDLAHDPAWTEIFGVLSVATIKFEMLSTAPQSQLFLALADKNISTKGTKSGTFVMYNCARLATLFESYKCSMEQGLYPTFPPVSSLDFSLLHDEGEWLLLFNNILPFPDLLSQTAMLDCTAPGLHITARTEMICKFLVQLSMDFSSYYNRVHILGEPRPHRFGQMFVRLQLLRAVREVLHTGLAMLGLPPLSHI from the exons ATGCTGACCTTCCTGCAGCAACTGCGGGTGGACTGGCCCGCTGCCTCGGAGAGAGCTTCCTCCCACAGCCTGAGGAGCCACGCCCTTGAAGAAGTTATCTCTGCTCATGACGGGAGGACACTGTCCCCTGGCATCCTAGGCAGACTGTGTCTGAAGGAGCTGGTGGAAGAACAGGGCCGCACAGCTGGCTAtgactccaacctggacaactgTCTGG TGACTGAGGATCTCCTGTCTGTGCTAGCTGAGCTGCAGGAGGCTCTATGGCATTGGCCAGAGGACAGCCACCCAGGCCTG GCTGGGTCCCCAGATACTGGTACAGACAGCTGCCTGGTTGTACATGTTGTTAGCTGTGAGGAGGAGTTCCAGCAACAGAAGTTGGACCTGCTTTGGCGGAAGTTGGTTGACAAGGCTCCACTCAGACAG AAGCACCTGATCTGTGGCCCTGTGAAAGTAGCTGGTGCACCTGGCCCTCTGATGACTGCCCCTGAGTACTACAA GTTCCGGCATGCCCAGGTGTGCAAGGCCTCAGCACTGAAGCATGGTGGGGATCTGGCCCACG ATCCAGCCTGGACAGAGATCTTTGGTGTTCTCTCTGTGGCCACCATCAAGTTTGAGATGCTGAGCACAGCCCCACAGAGTCAG CTCTTCCTGGCTCTGGCTGACAAGAACATCTCCACAAAGGGCACAAAGAGTGGCACCTTTGTCATGTATAATTGTGCCCGTCTTGCCACACTCTTTGAGAGTTACAAGTGTAGTATGGAACAAGGTCTGTACCCCACTTTTCCTCCTGTGAGCAGTCTGGACTTCTCACTACTACATGATGAG GGTGAGTGGTTGTTGCTCTTCAACAATATCCTCCCCTTTCCGGATCTGCTGAGCCAGACAGCAATGCTGGACTGCACAGCCCCAGGGCTCCACATCACTGCACGCACAGAGATG ATATGCAAGTTCCTGGTACAGCTCAGCATGGATTTCAGCTCCTACTACAACCGAGTACACATCCTAGGG GAGCCTCGACCACACCGCTTTGGTCAGATGTTCGTCCGCCTGCAGCTTCTGAGGGCTGTGCGTGAGGTGCTCCATACTGGCCTGGCTATGCTGGGTCTCCCTCCACTGAGCCACATCTGA